From a region of the Malania oleifera isolate guangnan ecotype guangnan chromosome 12, ASM2987363v1, whole genome shotgun sequence genome:
- the LOC131143813 gene encoding uncharacterized protein LOC131143813: MTYSCSVATWLFTNSTEFQSPADHNAKRFPCSSSLVYLTSRSSRLSLRLWCPIRAASSAMESNPRGAASGTFVPNDSSPPMKLLFVEMGVGYDQHGQDITAAAMRACRDAISSNSIPAFRRGSIPGVTFDQMKLQIKLGVPHPLQLSLDIEKVKSVFPYGKIVKFEVVDGGLICSSGVHVEEMGDKNDDCYIVNAAVYVGY, encoded by the exons ATGACGTATTCTTGTTCAGTTGCAACTTGGCTATTCACTAATTCTACCGAGTTTCAGTCTCCTGCTGACCACAATGCCAAGCGTTTCCCATGCTCGAGCTCACTTGTTTATCTCACGAGCCGATCCTCTCGTCTATCTTTGAGACTTTGGTGTCCTATCAGAGCCGCATCATCCGCCATGGAAAGCAATCCCAGAGGAGCAGCTTCGGGGACATTTGTCCCAAATGACTCCAGCCCACCCATGAAGCTCTTGTTCGTCGAGATGGGTGTTGGCTACGATCAGCATGG GCAAGACATTACTGCTGCTGCGATGCGGGCTTGTAGGGATGCTATCTCCTCCAATTCGATTCCTGCTTTTCGAAGAG GATCTATACCTGGTGTTACATTTGATCAGATGAAACTACAGATTAAACTGGGTGTACCTCATCCTCTTCAACTATCCCTGGATATTGAGAAGGTCAAGTCTGTATTTCCTTA TGGAAAAATTGTGAAATTTGAAGTGGTTGATGGGGGACTCATCTGCTCTAGTGGCGTGCATGTGGAAGAAATGGGAGATAAAAATGATGACTGTTACATAGTGAATGCAGCAGTGTATGTTGGCTATTAG